A single region of the Anaerococcus urinomassiliensis genome encodes:
- the tgt gene encoding tRNA guanosine(34) transglycosylase Tgt has translation MALTYELIKKDKYSNARVGVIHTEHGDIPTPIFMPVGTLGTVKTMTVEDLKEMDAKIILGNTYHLYLKPGMDIMKKAGGLHQFMNWDGPILTDSGGFQVFSLSDMRKINENGVEFRSHIDGSKHFFTPEKSIEIQNDIHSDIMMSFDECVDARADYDYVKQSMERTIRWAKRGLDYHKEHSHKDQSLFGIVQGGLFKDLREKSVIETTAMDFDGFSIGGLSVGETKEEMIDILNFTTPLLPENKPRYNMGVGTPDYLFESYQAGIDMADCVLPTRMARHGTALTSEGRLVVKNASFKDDFTPLDHECDCYTCKNYSRAYLRHLVNVNEILGARLLSYHNLYFLLKLCENIRQAIMEDRFLEYKEEFYKKYGYL, from the coding sequence ATGGCTTTAACATATGAATTAATAAAAAAGGACAAATATTCCAATGCTAGAGTAGGTGTGATCCACACTGAACACGGAGATATACCTACTCCAATCTTTATGCCGGTAGGAACGCTTGGAACAGTTAAGACTATGACTGTAGAAGATTTAAAAGAAATGGATGCCAAGATTATCCTTGGCAATACTTATCATCTATATCTAAAGCCAGGCATGGATATTATGAAAAAAGCTGGTGGCCTTCACCAGTTTATGAACTGGGATGGCCCAATACTCACAGACTCTGGTGGATTTCAAGTTTTTTCATTATCTGATATGAGAAAAATAAATGAAAATGGAGTGGAATTTAGAAGTCATATTGATGGCTCTAAACACTTTTTTACCCCTGAAAAATCAATAGAAATCCAAAATGACATTCATTCTGATATTATGATGAGTTTTGATGAATGTGTAGATGCAAGAGCTGACTATGACTATGTTAAGCAATCTATGGAGCGAACAATAAGATGGGCTAAGAGAGGCTTAGATTATCACAAAGAACATTCTCACAAAGACCAATCACTTTTTGGCATAGTCCAAGGTGGTTTGTTTAAGGATCTAAGGGAAAAATCTGTAATTGAAACCACAGCTATGGATTTTGATGGATTTTCAATAGGTGGTCTATCAGTAGGTGAGACAAAGGAAGAAATGATAGACATCCTAAACTTTACAACACCTCTTTTACCAGAGAACAAGCCTAGATACAACATGGGAGTAGGGACTCCTGACTATTTGTTTGAATCCTACCAAGCAGGTATTGATATGGCCGATTGTGTACTTCCTACAAGAATGGCAAGACATGGTACGGCTCTAACATCAGAAGGTAGATTAGTTGTAAAAAACGCATCTTTCAAGGATGATTTTACACCACTTGACCATGAGTGTGATTGCTATACTTGCAAAAACTACAGTAGAGCTTATCTAAGACATTTGGTAAACGTTAATGAAATTCTTGGTGCAAGGCTACTAAGCTATCACAACCTGTATTTCTTATTAAAACTTTGCGAAAATATTAGACAAGCTATAATGGAAGATAGGTTCTTGGAATACAAAGAAGAGTTTTACAAAAA
- the queA gene encoding tRNA preQ1(34) S-adenosylmethionine ribosyltransferase-isomerase QueA has protein sequence MKTDDFDYYLPEELIAQHPAEKRDHARLLVLDKETGDVSDKYFYDIIDYLNPGDVLVMNDTRVIPARLFGHREDKEESIEVFLLHNTEGKTWECLVRPGKKMKIGTKVIFSDELSGIVKDIKEDGNRIIEFSYEGIFNEILDKLGNVPLPPYIKEELKEAEEYQTVYSKNPGSVAAPTAGLHFTKDLLDEIEEKGIKLAYLTLDVGLGTFRPVSVEDVNEHKMHSEFYTLSRETADIINEARESGHRVIATGTTSIRTLESVYKKCGKITEDSGWTDIFIYPGFEYKVVDAFITNFHLPKSTLVMLVAAFTSREMILDTYKYAVDNKYRFFSFGDAMFIH, from the coding sequence ATGAAAACAGACGATTTTGATTATTATTTACCTGAAGAGCTTATAGCTCAACACCCAGCAGAAAAAAGAGACCACGCTAGGCTTCTCGTCTTAGATAAAGAAACTGGAGATGTTAGTGATAAGTACTTCTATGATATTATAGATTATTTAAATCCAGGAGACGTTCTAGTAATGAATGATACTAGGGTTATACCCGCCAGGCTTTTTGGCCATAGAGAGGACAAAGAAGAATCCATAGAGGTATTTTTGCTTCATAATACTGAAGGAAAAACCTGGGAATGTTTAGTTCGTCCTGGAAAAAAGATGAAAATTGGAACAAAAGTTATTTTTTCAGATGAGCTTTCAGGTATTGTAAAGGATATAAAAGAAGACGGAAACAGAATTATAGAATTCTCTTATGAAGGAATATTTAATGAGATCCTTGATAAGCTTGGAAATGTTCCTTTACCTCCATATATTAAAGAAGAGCTAAAAGAAGCTGAGGAGTATCAAACAGTATATTCAAAAAATCCAGGATCTGTTGCAGCACCAACTGCTGGTCTTCACTTTACAAAAGATTTATTAGATGAGATTGAAGAAAAGGGCATCAAGCTTGCATATTTAACATTAGATGTAGGGCTTGGGACTTTTAGACCAGTAAGTGTAGAAGATGTGAACGAGCACAAAATGCACAGCGAGTTTTACACTTTGTCTCGAGAAACTGCTGATATTATAAATGAGGCACGTGAATCTGGTCATAGGGTTATAGCAACTGGTACAACAAGTATTAGAACTTTAGAGTCAGTTTATAAAAAGTGTGGGAAAATTACTGAAGATTCAGGCTGGACAGATATATTTATCTATCCAGGTTTTGAATATAAGGTGGTAGATGCTTTCATAACAAATTTCCACTTGCCAAAATCAACCCTAGTTATGCTAGTAGCTGCATTTACATCAAGAGAAATGATTTTAGACACCTATAAATACGCCGTAGATAATAAATATAGGTTTTTTAGCTTTGGCGATGCAATGTTTATTCACTAA
- the ruvB gene encoding Holliday junction branch migration DNA helicase RuvB has protein sequence MYDENERIVGSNELKEDLTNENSIRPKWLSEYIGQDKVKEKLEIFIESSLSRKEPLDHVLLQGPPGLGKTTLSTIIANELGVNIRVTSGPAIERPSDLASILTNLSYGDVLFIDEIHRINRSVEEILYSAMEDFVLDIIVGKGPNAQSIRIDLEKFTLIGATTRSGMLSAPLRDRFGVMLSLNLYTAEDLTTIIKRSANILDIEIDDKGAYEIAKRSRGTPRIANRLLKRVRDYAIVKKDHIIDHETSMEGLKLLEIDEMGLDPMDKKIVLTMYSSFNGGPVGIDTIAASTGIENVTIEDVYEPYLLQIGFLTRTPRGRVLTRKAYEHYGLRYEE, from the coding sequence TAGGTCAAGATAAAGTTAAGGAAAAACTAGAAATTTTCATAGAATCATCCTTATCAAGGAAGGAACCACTTGACCACGTTCTTTTGCAAGGACCACCAGGTCTGGGAAAAACTACACTTTCCACCATCATAGCTAATGAATTAGGTGTAAATATAAGGGTGACAAGTGGACCGGCTATAGAAAGACCATCAGATCTTGCAAGTATACTTACCAACCTATCCTATGGTGATGTATTATTCATAGACGAAATTCATAGAATCAATAGGTCTGTTGAAGAAATTTTATATTCTGCTATGGAAGATTTTGTACTAGATATTATTGTAGGAAAGGGACCAAATGCACAATCTATAAGAATCGACCTAGAAAAGTTTACCCTAATAGGTGCTACTACTAGATCTGGTATGCTCTCTGCTCCATTAAGAGACAGATTTGGGGTAATGCTTTCATTAAATCTTTACACAGCTGAAGATCTTACGACAATTATTAAAAGATCGGCAAATATTTTGGATATAGAAATCGACGACAAAGGGGCCTATGAGATTGCAAAAAGATCTAGAGGTACACCAAGAATTGCTAATAGATTATTAAAAAGAGTAAGAGATTATGCTATTGTAAAAAAAGATCACATAATTGACCATGAAACTAGTATGGAAGGTCTCAAACTCCTAGAAATAGATGAAATGGGATTAGATCCTATGGATAAGAAGATAGTACTTACCATGTATAGTAGTTTTAATGGAGGCCCTGTTGGTATAGACACAATAGCAGCATCAACAGGAATAGAAAATGTTACTATAGAAGATGTTTACGAACCATATTTGCTTCAAATTGGATTTTTAACTAGGACCCCTAGAGGAAGAGTCTTAACTAGAAAAGCTTATGAACATTATGGATTAAGATACGAGGAATAG